A window from Pseudomonas moraviensis encodes these proteins:
- a CDS encoding HD domain-containing protein produces the protein MTSTIAGIKIPDSALARATTEYIRDIESDLLYHHSRRVFLFGALSGERQQLAYNPELLYVGAMFHDLGLVAGHRSDDERFEVDGANAAAAFLKPYGLSDDDIEQVWLSIALHTTPGVPKHLRPTVALVTAGVEMDVLGMDYAAFSSVQREAVVHAHPRGEGFKECIICAFADGLRHRPQTTFGNVKTDVLVDQEPGFKPMNFVQVIRQSPWTA, from the coding sequence ATGACCAGCACCATCGCCGGCATCAAGATCCCTGACAGCGCCCTCGCCCGGGCCACCACCGAATACATCCGCGACATCGAATCCGACCTGCTCTATCACCACTCGCGTCGAGTGTTTCTGTTCGGTGCCTTGAGCGGCGAGCGCCAGCAACTCGCCTACAACCCGGAGTTGCTGTACGTCGGCGCGATGTTCCATGACCTTGGTCTGGTCGCAGGCCATCGCAGCGATGACGAACGTTTCGAGGTGGACGGCGCGAATGCCGCGGCAGCGTTTCTCAAGCCGTACGGGCTGAGCGACGACGACATCGAGCAGGTGTGGCTGTCGATTGCATTGCACACCACGCCGGGCGTGCCCAAGCATCTGCGCCCGACCGTGGCACTGGTGACGGCCGGGGTGGAGATGGACGTGCTGGGCATGGACTACGCGGCCTTCAGCAGCGTGCAGCGCGAAGCCGTGGTGCATGCGCATCCACGCGGGGAGGGTTTCAAGGAGTGCATCATCTGCGCGTTCGCCGATGGCTTGCGCCATCGTCCGCAGACCACGTTCGGCAATGTGAAGACCGATGTGCTGGTGGATCAGGAGCCGGGATTCAAGCCGATGAATTTCGTCCAAGTCATCCGCCAATCTCCCTGGACTGCCTAA
- a CDS encoding DUF6436 domain-containing protein, protein MRSPYRTALFASLLALICAGVLWAAYDWFQGRYLRAFSEHTAVFSGDPLRLPDDLAGPGNIRLVHFWDPACPCNVGNQQHLSEMVEQFGARGVEFFAVQKPGSHGQLPATLAGLKTIIVLPGSEQIPASPAVAIWDRSGKLAYFGPYSEGLTCNSSNSFIEPILHALTEDRPVNATHTLAVGCYCPWPADTR, encoded by the coding sequence ATGCGTTCGCCCTACCGCACCGCACTGTTCGCCAGCTTGCTCGCGCTGATCTGCGCCGGGGTGCTGTGGGCGGCGTATGACTGGTTTCAGGGCCGCTATCTGCGTGCGTTCAGTGAACACACGGCGGTGTTTTCCGGCGATCCGCTGCGCCTGCCGGACGACCTCGCCGGGCCCGGCAATATCCGTCTCGTGCACTTCTGGGACCCGGCTTGTCCGTGCAACGTCGGCAATCAACAGCACCTGAGCGAGATGGTCGAACAGTTCGGCGCGCGCGGCGTGGAGTTCTTCGCCGTGCAAAAACCCGGCAGCCACGGTCAGTTGCCCGCCACCCTCGCCGGCCTGAAAACCATCATCGTCCTGCCCGGCTCCGAACAGATTCCCGCCAGCCCCGCCGTGGCGATCTGGGATCGCAGCGGCAAACTGGCCTACTTCGGCCCGTACAGCGAAGGCCTGACCTGCAACTCCAGCAACAGCTTTATCGAACCGATCCTGCATGCCCTGACGGAAGACCGCCCGGTGAACGCTACGCACACCTTGGCGGTGGGTTGTTATTGCCCGTGGCCGGCGGATACGCGGTAA
- a CDS encoding penicillin acylase family protein — MKRALIVVALLIVVLLCAAGGYIYSKQPTRQGQVQLHNLQGSVTVRYDERGVPHIRAENETDLYRALGYVHAQDRLFQMEAMRRLARGELAEVLGPKLLDTDKLFRSLRIRERAASYVASLDKQSPAWKGLQAYLDGINQYQDSHAAPIEFDVLGIPKRPFTAEDSISVAGYMAYSFAAAFRTEPLLTYVRDQLGADYLNVFDLDWQAKGVLATDHTRHPPALAAGDWQDLTALARLSEQALIDNGLPQFEGSNAWVIAGSRSQSGKPLLAGDPHIRFSVPAVWYEAQLSAPGFELYGHHQALVPFAFLGHNLDFGWSLTMFQNDDLDLIAEKVNPDNPDQVWYRGQWTDLLVSEQQINVKGQAPVTITLRQSPHGPIVNDALGSAAGKTPIAMWWAFLETPNPILDGFYQLNRADTLAKARAAAAKVQAPGLNLVYANAKGDIAWWASALLPKRPAGVKPGFILDGSTPEADKDGYYPFSANPQEENPARGYIVSANFQPVSPTGMEIPGYYNLADRGQQLDRQLSDNRVKWSNEANQKLQLGTTTGYGPRLLAPLLPVLREVVSDPAQRKLVEQLAQWPGDYPLNSVSATVFNQFLYDLADAAMRDELGNDFFETMLSTRVIDSALPRLAARADSPWWDNRSTPVRETRADVVRTAWAASMQHLQLTLGDGVAGWQWGAAHTLTHGHPLGQQKPLDRLFNVGPFAAPGSHEVPNNLSAKIGPAPWPVTYGPSTRRLVDFADAVHALTINPVGQSGVPLDSHYDDQAEAYVEGIYVQAHFSEEEVLANTRSTLKLLPARKP, encoded by the coding sequence ATGAAGCGTGCGTTGATCGTCGTTGCCTTGCTCATCGTTGTCCTGCTCTGCGCCGCTGGCGGGTATATCTACAGCAAGCAGCCGACGCGCCAGGGCCAGGTCCAGCTGCATAACCTGCAAGGCTCGGTGACCGTGCGCTATGACGAGCGCGGTGTGCCGCATATCCGCGCCGAGAACGAAACCGACCTCTATCGCGCCCTCGGTTATGTGCACGCGCAGGATCGCCTGTTCCAGATGGAAGCCATGCGTCGCCTCGCCCGCGGTGAGCTGGCCGAAGTGCTCGGGCCGAAACTGCTCGACACCGATAAGCTGTTTCGCAGCCTGCGCATCCGCGAGCGCGCCGCCAGTTACGTCGCCAGCCTGGACAAGCAGTCGCCAGCGTGGAAGGGCCTGCAAGCCTATCTGGATGGCATCAACCAGTATCAGGACAGCCACGCTGCGCCGATCGAGTTTGACGTGCTGGGCATCCCCAAGCGGCCGTTCACCGCCGAAGACAGCATCAGCGTCGCCGGTTACATGGCCTACAGCTTTGCCGCCGCGTTTCGCACCGAGCCGCTGCTGACCTACGTGCGCGATCAGCTCGGCGCCGATTACCTCAATGTGTTCGATCTCGACTGGCAGGCCAAAGGCGTACTTGCCACGGATCACACCCGGCATCCGCCAGCCCTCGCCGCCGGCGACTGGCAGGACCTCACCGCCCTCGCCCGCCTCAGCGAACAGGCACTGATCGACAACGGTCTGCCGCAGTTCGAGGGCAGCAACGCTTGGGTCATCGCCGGCAGCCGCAGCCAGAGTGGCAAGCCGTTGCTGGCCGGCGATCCGCATATCCGCTTTTCGGTGCCGGCGGTGTGGTACGAAGCGCAACTGTCGGCGCCGGGCTTCGAGTTGTACGGCCATCATCAGGCGCTGGTGCCCTTCGCGTTTCTGGGGCACAACCTCGATTTCGGCTGGAGCCTGACCATGTTCCAGAACGATGACCTCGATCTGATCGCCGAGAAGGTCAACCCTGACAATCCCGATCAGGTCTGGTATCGCGGCCAATGGACCGACCTGCTCGTCAGCGAGCAACAGATCAATGTGAAGGGTCAGGCGCCGGTGACGATCACCTTGCGCCAGTCGCCGCATGGGCCGATCGTCAACGATGCCCTCGGCAGCGCCGCCGGCAAGACCCCGATTGCGATGTGGTGGGCCTTCCTCGAAACACCCAACCCGATCCTCGACGGCTTTTACCAGCTCAACCGCGCTGACACGTTGGCCAAGGCCCGCGCGGCGGCGGCCAAGGTGCAGGCGCCGGGTCTGAATCTGGTTTACGCCAACGCCAAGGGCGATATCGCCTGGTGGGCCTCGGCCTTGCTGCCGAAACGTCCGGCCGGGGTGAAACCGGGCTTCATTCTCGACGGCAGCACGCCTGAGGCGGACAAGGACGGCTACTACCCGTTCAGCGCCAACCCGCAGGAGGAGAACCCGGCGCGCGGTTATATCGTCTCGGCCAACTTCCAGCCGGTATCGCCGACCGGCATGGAGATTCCCGGTTACTACAACCTCGCCGATCGCGGCCAGCAGCTTGATCGTCAGCTCAGCGACAACCGGGTCAAGTGGAGCAACGAGGCCAACCAGAAACTGCAGCTGGGCACGACGACCGGCTACGGCCCGCGTCTGTTGGCGCCGCTGTTGCCGGTGTTGCGTGAAGTGGTGAGCGATCCGGCGCAACGCAAACTGGTCGAGCAATTGGCGCAATGGCCCGGCGACTATCCGCTGAATTCGGTCAGCGCGACGGTGTTCAACCAGTTCCTCTACGACCTTGCCGACGCAGCGATGCGCGATGAGTTGGGCAATGACTTTTTCGAAACGATGCTGTCGACGCGGGTCATCGATTCCGCCTTGCCGCGACTGGCGGCGAGAGCTGATTCACCTTGGTGGGACAATCGCAGCACGCCGGTCAGAGAAACCCGCGCCGACGTCGTGCGCACGGCATGGGCGGCGAGCATGCAGCATCTGCAACTGACCCTCGGCGACGGTGTGGCGGGTTGGCAGTGGGGCGCGGCGCACACCCTGACCCATGGCCATCCGCTGGGCCAGCAGAAGCCACTGGATCGGCTGTTCAATGTCGGCCCGTTCGCGGCGCCAGGCAGCCACGAAGTGCCGAACAACCTCTCGGCGAAAATCGGCCCGGCGCCATGGCCGGTGACCTATGGACCGTCGACCCGGCGTCTGGTGGATTTTGCCGATGCGGTGCATGCCTTGACGATCAATCCGGTCGGCCAGAGCGGCGTGCCGTTGGACAGTCACTATGACGATCAGGCCGAGGCGTATGTGGAGGGGATTTATGTACAGGCGCATTTCAGCGAGGAAGAGGTGCTGGCGAATACCCGCAGTACGTTGAAGCTGTTGCCTGCGCGCAAGCCCTGA
- a CDS encoding ABC transporter permease subunit has translation MKRFRFSSLMLVLGLIFIYLPMLILVIYSFNASKLVTVWGGWSIKWYVGLLDNSQLMGSVLRSLEIACYTAVAAVALGTLAAFVLTRITHFKGRTLFGGLVTAPLVMPEVITGLSLLLLFVAMAQMIGWPQERGIVTIWIAHTTFCAAYVAVVVSARLRELDLSIEEAAMDLGARPWKVFFLITIPMIAPSLAAGGMMSFALSLDDLVLASFVSGPGSTTLPMEVFSAVRLGVKPEINAVASLILLAVSLVTFLVWFFSRRAEEARKKAIQQAIEESAADSWKQPDARRAPAPQAV, from the coding sequence ATGAAGCGCTTCCGTTTCTCCAGCCTGATGCTGGTACTGGGTCTGATATTCATCTATCTGCCGATGCTGATCCTGGTGATCTACTCGTTCAACGCCTCGAAACTGGTAACGGTGTGGGGCGGCTGGTCGATCAAGTGGTACGTCGGCCTGCTGGACAACTCGCAATTGATGGGCTCGGTGCTGCGCTCGCTGGAAATCGCCTGCTACACGGCGGTTGCTGCGGTGGCGCTGGGTACTCTGGCGGCGTTCGTGCTGACGCGCATCACTCACTTCAAGGGTCGCACGCTGTTCGGCGGCCTGGTGACTGCGCCACTGGTCATGCCGGAAGTGATCACCGGTCTGTCGCTGTTGCTGCTGTTCGTGGCGATGGCGCAGATGATCGGCTGGCCGCAGGAACGCGGCATCGTCACCATCTGGATTGCGCACACCACGTTCTGCGCGGCGTATGTGGCAGTGGTGGTGTCGGCGCGTCTGCGTGAGCTGGACCTGTCGATCGAAGAGGCGGCGATGGACTTGGGGGCGAGGCCGTGGAAGGTGTTCTTCCTGATCACCATCCCGATGATCGCGCCATCGCTGGCGGCGGGCGGGATGATGTCGTTCGCGCTGTCGCTGGATGACCTGGTGCTGGCGAGCTTCGTCTCCGGCCCGGGTTCGACGACCCTGCCGATGGAAGTGTTCTCGGCGGTGCGGCTCGGTGTGAAGCCGGAGATCAACGCGGTGGCCAGCCTGATTCTGCTGGCGGTGTCGCTGGTGACCTTCCTCGTCTGGTTCTTCAGCCGCCGCGCCGAAGAAGCACGCAAGAAAGCCATCCAGCAAGCCATCGAAGAAAGCGCTGCCGATTCGTGGAAGCAACCGGACGCGCGTCGCGCGCCTGCGCCACAGGCTGTGTGA
- a CDS encoding 2OG-Fe(II) oxygenase, which yields MRAMPISSEHPLLLRIVDDLAEHGWSQQNIFLPADLTRALAAECRKREAEGELAPAAVGRGPFSEIREGIRGDHIQWIDPGQADATDRYLSLMDSLREALNRGLFLGLEDFECHFALYPSGAFYRKHVDRFRDDDRRMVSAVIYLNDAWLPEDGGQLRMYLGNERVHDVQPTGGCLVVFLSGEVPHEVLPAHRERLSLTGWFRRRGNEPF from the coding sequence ATGCGCGCCATGCCGATATCCTCTGAACACCCACTGCTGTTACGCATTGTCGATGACCTGGCCGAACACGGCTGGTCGCAGCAGAACATCTTCCTGCCCGCCGATCTGACCCGGGCGCTGGCGGCCGAGTGCCGTAAACGTGAGGCCGAAGGTGAACTGGCGCCGGCGGCGGTCGGGCGCGGGCCGTTTTCGGAGATTCGCGAGGGTATTCGTGGCGATCACATTCAGTGGATCGACCCCGGCCAGGCCGACGCCACTGACCGCTATCTGAGCCTGATGGACAGTCTGCGCGAGGCGCTCAATCGCGGTCTGTTTCTGGGCCTCGAAGATTTCGAATGCCATTTCGCCCTGTACCCGTCCGGCGCGTTTTATCGCAAGCACGTCGACCGCTTTCGCGATGACGACCGACGCATGGTGTCGGCAGTGATCTATCTCAACGACGCCTGGCTGCCGGAGGACGGTGGCCAGTTGCGCATGTACCTGGGTAATGAACGCGTGCATGACGTACAGCCTACCGGCGGTTGTCTGGTGGTGTTTCTCTCCGGCGAAGTGCCCCACGAAGTATTGCCGGCCCATCGCGAGCGCCTGTCGCTGACCGGTTGGTTTCGTCGCCGTGGCAACGAGCCGTTCTGA
- a CDS encoding transporter substrate-binding domain-containing protein: MRLLPGLICLLPLLSPLAHAELIDDVNDRGELRIAIEANTPPFNYKEGDTLTGFEVELGQLLAKELDVRADFIVTDEGDLLQGVESGKYDVALNHIALTPELKDRFDFSEPYGEVDGQLLAKKDETPRPMVLVQALTEEKPKAAAPVELAIPFQKGNPAFQASLKSALERIKADGRLAALSQKWLKP, encoded by the coding sequence ATGCGCTTGCTGCCTGGCCTGATCTGCCTGCTACCCCTTCTGAGCCCGCTGGCTCACGCCGAACTGATTGATGACGTCAACGACCGTGGCGAGTTGCGCATAGCCATTGAGGCTAATACACCGCCCTTCAATTACAAGGAAGGCGACACACTCACGGGGTTCGAGGTCGAGCTTGGGCAACTTCTTGCCAAGGAGCTGGATGTACGCGCCGATTTCATCGTCACCGACGAGGGCGATCTGCTCCAGGGCGTTGAAAGCGGCAAGTACGACGTCGCGCTCAACCACATAGCACTGACACCCGAACTCAAGGATCGTTTCGACTTCAGCGAGCCGTACGGCGAGGTCGATGGGCAACTGCTCGCGAAGAAGGACGAGACGCCACGGCCGATGGTGCTGGTGCAGGCGTTGACCGAAGAGAAGCCGAAAGCGGCGGCGCCGGTGGAACTGGCGATTCCGTTTCAAAAGGGCAATCCGGCGTTTCAGGCCAGCCTCAAGAGCGCGCTGGAACGGATCAAGGCGGATGGGCGGTTGGCGGCGTTGTCGCAGAAGTGGTTGAAACCGTAA
- a CDS encoding GlxA family transcriptional regulator, translated as MNKSVAIVVFPGVQSLDVSGPMDVFAEANRFLAPQDHYRLQVIGLEHGPMACSNGMSLNAHCHFSEATDTHDLLLVAGGPQLPFMDFGPTFDAWLRDACGRARRCGSICNGAFMLARAGLLEGRTVTTHWNDAEALAQLCPTTRVEADRLYVEDGTLYTSAGVTAGIDLSLYLLARDHGAEVALSVAKRLVVFTQRSGGQSQFSPFLTPHAEPTSAVALVQLYVLANLTGDLTIADLANAANMSARNFSRVFAREAKVTPAEFVERARVDAARVMLESTTAPLKTVAYQCGFRDAQHMRSVFNRRLGVTPQQFRLNFALDV; from the coding sequence ATGAACAAATCCGTCGCCATCGTGGTATTCCCCGGCGTGCAGTCACTGGATGTCAGCGGCCCCATGGACGTGTTCGCCGAAGCCAACCGCTTCCTCGCGCCGCAGGATCACTATCGCTTGCAAGTGATCGGCCTCGAGCACGGGCCGATGGCCTGTTCCAACGGCATGAGCCTGAACGCCCACTGCCACTTCAGCGAAGCAACGGATACTCATGACCTGTTGCTGGTTGCCGGTGGCCCGCAATTGCCGTTCATGGATTTCGGCCCGACGTTCGACGCCTGGCTGCGTGACGCCTGTGGTCGCGCCCGGCGTTGCGGCTCGATCTGCAACGGCGCGTTCATGCTCGCCCGCGCCGGTTTGCTCGAGGGGCGCACCGTCACCACGCACTGGAACGATGCCGAGGCGCTTGCGCAGTTGTGCCCCACCACGCGGGTCGAGGCGGATCGCCTGTATGTCGAGGACGGCACGCTCTACACCTCGGCCGGGGTCACGGCGGGCATTGATCTGTCGCTGTACCTGTTGGCGCGCGATCACGGTGCCGAGGTGGCGCTGAGTGTGGCGAAACGGCTGGTGGTGTTCACCCAGCGCTCGGGCGGACAATCGCAGTTCAGCCCGTTCCTCACGCCGCATGCCGAACCGACATCAGCGGTGGCGCTGGTGCAGCTGTATGTGTTGGCCAATCTCACCGGCGACCTGACGATTGCCGATCTGGCCAATGCAGCGAACATGAGTGCGCGCAATTTCTCGCGGGTGTTCGCGCGAGAAGCCAAAGTGACCCCGGCGGAATTCGTCGAACGGGCGCGGGTGGACGCAGCGCGGGTCATGCTGGAAAGCACCACGGCGCCGTTGAAAACCGTGGCGTATCAGTGCGGGTTTCGGGATGCGCAGCATATGCGCAGTGTGTTCAACCGGCGCTTGGGCGTGACGCCGCAACAGTTTCGGCTGAATTTTGCGCTGGATGTTTGA
- a CDS encoding DUF523 domain-containing protein, translating to MEKILVSRCLLGHRVRYDGGASGPFDLLEQWIAEGRVVPLCPEVAGGLPTPRAAAEIPGGQGGEVLDGNAAVITAEGEDVSAQFLEGARQALELVQRHGIRVAVLKANSPSCGNLLTYDGTFSGVKVSGEGVTAALLRRHGVRVFNELELDEAAVALAALD from the coding sequence ATGGAAAAGATTCTGGTCAGCCGCTGCCTGTTGGGCCATCGCGTGCGTTATGACGGTGGCGCGAGTGGTCCGTTTGATCTGCTTGAGCAGTGGATTGCCGAGGGCCGTGTAGTGCCGTTGTGTCCTGAGGTGGCCGGTGGTTTGCCGACGCCGAGGGCGGCGGCGGAGATTCCCGGCGGGCAGGGCGGTGAGGTGCTGGATGGCAATGCTGCAGTCATCACTGCCGAAGGCGAGGATGTCAGTGCGCAGTTTCTCGAAGGTGCGCGCCAAGCGCTGGAACTGGTGCAACGGCACGGCATCAGGGTGGCGGTGCTCAAGGCCAACAGCCCTTCGTGCGGGAATCTGCTGACGTATGACGGGACGTTCAGTGGGGTCAAGGTCAGTGGCGAAGGGGTGACGGCGGCGTTGCTCAGGCGTCATGGTGTTCGGGTGTTCAATGAGCTAGAGCTGGATGAGGCGGCGGTGGCTTTGGCAGCTTTGGACTGA
- a CDS encoding ABC transporter permease subunit: MPNGRQLVIGVPFIWLFLFFMLPFFIVLKISFAEADVAIPPYTEIYTYAEQKLQLLLNLGNYAMLGDDELYIAAYLGSLKMAFISTVLCLLIGYPMAYAIASARKELQTVLVLLIMMPTWTAILIRVYAWMGILSNNGLLNGFLMSMGLIDEPLQILNTNLAVYIGVVYSYLPFMILPLYANLVKHDQSLLEAASDLGSSTFNSFWKITIPLSKNGIIAGCMLVFIPVVGEFVIPELLGGPETLMIGKVLWQEFFNNRDWPVASALAVVMLAILIVPIILFNRSQAKEMEGKE, encoded by the coding sequence ATCCCCAATGGCCGGCAGCTGGTCATCGGGGTGCCATTCATCTGGCTGTTCCTGTTCTTCATGCTGCCGTTCTTCATCGTTCTGAAGATCAGCTTCGCCGAAGCCGACGTGGCGATCCCGCCGTACACCGAGATCTACACCTACGCCGAGCAGAAGCTGCAACTGCTGCTGAACCTGGGCAACTACGCGATGCTCGGCGACGACGAGCTGTACATCGCCGCCTACCTCGGCTCGCTGAAAATGGCCTTTATCAGCACCGTGCTCTGCCTGCTGATCGGTTATCCGATGGCCTACGCCATCGCCAGCGCGCGCAAAGAGCTGCAAACGGTGCTGGTGCTGCTGATCATGATGCCGACCTGGACCGCGATCCTGATCCGCGTCTACGCGTGGATGGGTATTCTGAGCAACAACGGCCTGCTCAACGGTTTCCTGATGAGCATGGGCCTGATCGACGAGCCGCTGCAGATCCTCAACACCAACCTCGCCGTGTACATCGGTGTGGTCTATTCGTATCTGCCGTTCATGATCCTGCCGCTGTACGCCAACCTGGTCAAACATGACCAGAGTCTGCTGGAAGCCGCGTCTGACCTGGGTTCGAGCACCTTCAACAGCTTCTGGAAGATCACCATTCCGCTGTCCAAGAACGGCATCATCGCCGGCTGCATGCTGGTGTTCATTCCAGTGGTCGGCGAATTCGTCATTCCAGAACTGCTCGGCGGTCCGGAAACCCTGATGATCGGCAAGGTGCTGTGGCAAGAATTCTTCAATAACCGCGACTGGCCGGTGGCGTCCGCGCTGGCGGTGGTGATGCTGGCGATCCTGATTGTGCCGATCATCCTGTTCAACCGCAGTCAGGCCAAGGAAATGGAGGGTAAAGAATGA
- a CDS encoding alpha/beta hydrolase: protein MPDTFDPDHLRASLKPLAEWQPLSDEAKAYQRFYKTDFAERDVWRGMGRFEVDGYELVSHCWWPEKVKATLFLLHGYYDHIGLYRHVIEWALDQDFAVIACDLPGHGLSSGPRASIRDFAEYQHMLQALFAEATSIALPQPWHLCGQSTGGAIVVDHLLNHGENSPAQGQVILLAPLVRPRAWGWSQLSYYLLRPFVRGVARRFSENSNDPDFLPFLQADPLQPRRLPTKWVGALSRWIIRVEHAKKSPRRPLIIQGQADMTVDWQHNLQVLKWKFDRPQILLLAEARHHLANETVEMREEYFEFLSKRIRGRNL, encoded by the coding sequence ATGCCCGATACTTTCGACCCCGATCATTTACGCGCGAGCCTCAAGCCGTTGGCCGAGTGGCAGCCGTTATCGGATGAGGCGAAGGCTTATCAGCGCTTCTACAAGACCGACTTCGCCGAGCGCGATGTGTGGCGCGGCATGGGACGTTTCGAAGTCGATGGCTACGAACTGGTCAGTCATTGCTGGTGGCCGGAGAAGGTCAAGGCGACGCTGTTTCTGCTGCACGGTTACTACGATCACATCGGCCTGTACCGGCATGTGATCGAGTGGGCGCTGGATCAGGATTTCGCGGTGATTGCCTGCGACTTGCCGGGGCATGGACTGTCGAGCGGGCCGCGGGCGAGCATCCGCGATTTCGCTGAATATCAGCACATGCTGCAAGCGTTGTTCGCTGAAGCGACTTCGATCGCGCTGCCGCAGCCGTGGCATTTGTGCGGGCAGAGCACCGGGGGCGCGATTGTCGTCGATCACCTGCTCAACCATGGCGAGAACAGCCCGGCGCAGGGGCAGGTGATTCTGCTGGCGCCGCTGGTGCGACCACGGGCCTGGGGCTGGTCGCAGTTGAGTTATTACCTGCTGCGGCCATTTGTTCGCGGCGTCGCGCGGCGCTTCAGCGAGAATTCCAACGACCCGGATTTTCTACCGTTTCTGCAGGCCGATCCGTTACAGCCAAGACGTCTGCCAACGAAATGGGTGGGCGCGTTGTCGCGCTGGATCATCCGCGTCGAGCACGCGAAAAAAAGTCCGCGACGGCCGCTGATCATTCAGGGACAGGCGGACATGACCGTCGACTGGCAGCACAATCTGCAGGTGTTGAAATGGAAATTCGACCGCCCGCAGATTCTGCTGCTGGCCGAGGCACGGCATCACCTGGCCAATGAGACGGTAGAGATGCGTGAGGAGTATTTCGAGTTCTTGAGCAAGCGGATCAGGGGCAGGAATCTCTGA
- a CDS encoding DUF2059 domain-containing protein → MRRLLFSLLMFCVLPAWADGHDQLYKVAGWPEQRAHFNDALSAAQQRYQNSLPPAVFQALVNNSNQRFAAQAMDQRAEAQLRQKLADPKPALTFFQSPLGKKIVAAELLATRRDQLAKNAQGLPKMQASDSRLLIIGHLAQALPAREAGAEVSLAIAGVAADSLSSMIPGLLGGGQAQGMLNGQRQRLMDQIGADLNNTLLYVYRDLSDEELEEFATFAESTEGKAYYQAALAAIRAGLAVGQP, encoded by the coding sequence ATGCGCCGTTTGCTTTTTTCACTGTTGATGTTCTGCGTATTGCCCGCCTGGGCGGACGGCCACGATCAGTTGTACAAGGTCGCCGGCTGGCCAGAACAACGCGCGCATTTCAACGATGCCCTGAGCGCCGCCCAGCAGCGCTATCAGAACAGCCTGCCGCCTGCGGTGTTTCAAGCACTGGTCAACAACAGCAACCAGCGGTTCGCCGCGCAGGCCATGGATCAACGCGCCGAAGCGCAACTGCGACAGAAACTCGCTGATCCGAAACCGGCGCTGACCTTCTTCCAGTCACCGCTGGGCAAGAAAATCGTCGCCGCCGAACTGCTCGCGACCCGCCGCGATCAACTGGCGAAAAATGCCCAGGGCCTGCCAAAAATGCAGGCCAGCGACAGTCGTTTGCTGATCATCGGCCACTTGGCGCAAGCCTTGCCGGCCCGCGAGGCTGGCGCCGAGGTCAGTCTGGCGATTGCCGGCGTGGCGGCGGACAGTTTGAGTTCGATGATCCCGGGATTGCTCGGTGGCGGTCAGGCGCAGGGCATGTTGAACGGTCAGCGCCAGCGGCTGATGGATCAGATCGGCGCCGATCTGAACAACACCCTGCTCTACGTTTATCGCGATTTGTCGGATGAAGAGCTGGAAGAATTTGCGACGTTTGCCGAGTCGACCGAGGGCAAGGCTTACTATCAGGCGGCGCTGGCGGCGATTCGGGCGGGGTTGGCGGTCGGCCAGCCTTAA